In Pseudomonas hamedanensis, a single window of DNA contains:
- the nadA gene encoding quinolinate synthase NadA: protein MTQISERLLVQAHLDAKQPKPLTAEEEAYYRSAIAAELKAQDAVLVAHFYCDPVIQALAEETGGCVSDSLEMARFGNAHPAKTVVVAGVKFMGETAKILNPEKRVLMPTLEATCSLDLGCPVDEFSAFCDQHPERTVVVYANTSAAVKARADWVVTSSCALEIVESLMDNGETIIWGPDKHLGTYIQRKTGADMLLWDGACIVHEEFKSKQLEDMKALYPDAAILVHPESPTSVIELADAVGSTSQLIAAAQTLPNKTFIVATDRGIFYKMQQLCPDKVFIEAPTAGNGAACRSCAHCPWMAMNTLERTLKCLQEGSNEIFVDPALIPQAIRPLKRMLDFTQAARMKLAGNA, encoded by the coding sequence ATGACGCAGATTTCCGAACGCCTTCTGGTTCAAGCCCACCTCGATGCCAAGCAGCCCAAACCGCTGACGGCCGAAGAAGAGGCTTATTACCGTTCTGCCATTGCCGCCGAGCTCAAGGCTCAGGACGCGGTGCTGGTGGCTCACTTTTATTGCGATCCGGTGATTCAGGCCCTGGCCGAAGAGACCGGCGGCTGTGTCTCCGACTCCCTCGAAATGGCCCGCTTCGGCAATGCCCACCCGGCCAAGACCGTTGTGGTTGCCGGCGTCAAATTCATGGGCGAGACGGCAAAGATCCTCAACCCGGAAAAACGCGTGCTGATGCCGACGCTGGAGGCAACCTGCTCGCTGGACCTGGGTTGCCCGGTCGACGAGTTTTCGGCGTTCTGCGATCAGCACCCGGAACGCACGGTGGTGGTTTACGCCAACACTTCCGCCGCGGTAAAGGCTCGGGCTGACTGGGTGGTAACTTCAAGCTGCGCGCTGGAAATCGTCGAGAGCCTGATGGATAACGGCGAGACGATCATCTGGGGGCCTGACAAACATCTGGGCACCTACATTCAGCGCAAGACCGGCGCCGACATGCTGCTGTGGGACGGTGCCTGCATCGTTCACGAAGAGTTCAAGTCCAAGCAATTGGAGGACATGAAGGCGCTGTATCCGGACGCTGCGATCCTGGTACACCCGGAGTCGCCGACTTCGGTGATCGAACTGGCGGACGCCGTCGGGTCCACCAGCCAACTGATCGCTGCTGCGCAAACCCTGCCGAACAAGACCTTCATCGTGGCGACCGACCGTGGCATTTTCTACAAGATGCAGCAGCTGTGCCCGGACAAGGTCTTCATCGAGGCACCTACTGCCGGTAACGGCGCGGCGTGCCGCAGTTGTGCGCATTGCCCGTGGATGGCCATGAACACCCTTGAGCGCACGCTCAAGTGCTTGCAGGAAGGCAGCAACGAGATCTTTGTCGATCCGGCGCTGATTCCCCAGGCGATCCGGCCGTTGAAGCGCATGCTCGACTTCACCCAGGCGGCGCGGATGAAATTGGCTGGTAACGCGTGA
- the queC gene encoding 7-cyano-7-deazaguanine synthase QueC — MTEQLNTIEKRAVILLSGGLDSATVVAMARAEGYACYTMSFDYGQRSHAELHAAARVARDLGVVEHKVIGLNLNGMGGSALTDTSIDIPEELGEGIPVTYVPARNTVFLSLALGWAEVLGARDIFIGVNAVDYSGYPDCRPEFIESFERMANLATKAGVEGNGFRIQAPLQNLSKAQIVQAGVKLGVDYGLTVSCYQADNDGRACGKCDSCRLRAEGFAAAGVSDPTPYF, encoded by the coding sequence ATGACTGAACAACTGAACACCATCGAAAAACGTGCGGTGATCCTGCTGTCCGGTGGTCTTGACTCGGCCACCGTGGTAGCGATGGCCCGCGCTGAAGGCTACGCCTGCTACACCATGAGCTTCGATTACGGCCAGCGTTCCCACGCCGAACTGCACGCTGCCGCTCGGGTGGCGCGCGATCTGGGTGTGGTCGAGCACAAGGTGATCGGCCTCAATCTCAACGGCATGGGTGGCTCAGCCCTGACCGACACCAGTATCGACATTCCCGAAGAGCTGGGCGAGGGCATCCCGGTGACCTACGTGCCGGCGCGCAACACGGTGTTCCTGTCTCTGGCGCTGGGCTGGGCAGAAGTCCTCGGCGCTCGCGACATCTTCATTGGCGTGAACGCGGTCGATTATTCCGGCTACCCGGATTGCCGCCCCGAGTTCATCGAGTCGTTCGAGCGCATGGCCAATCTGGCGACCAAGGCTGGTGTGGAAGGCAATGGCTTCCGCATTCAGGCGCCTTTGCAGAACCTGAGCAAGGCGCAAATTGTCCAGGCCGGCGTGAAGTTGGGCGTCGACTACGGTCTGACCGTTTCCTGCTATCAGGCCGACAATGACGGCCGCGCGTGCGGCAAATGCGACAGCTGCCGCTTGCGCGCAGAAGGCTTTGCAGCGGCGGGTGTGAGCGATCCAACCCCTTATTTTTGA